In Magnolia sinica isolate HGM2019 chromosome 12, MsV1, whole genome shotgun sequence, a single genomic region encodes these proteins:
- the LOC131221073 gene encoding uncharacterized protein LOC131221073 isoform X4, protein MFKCCRKVEGMTDVVDIVGMGGDGTNTINISTRACILAVASGAKIAKDSSVGVYLYLNMNKKRCCRCMRCLQQVKQEYYLVKNKLESLFGHPEHIKNLILVGPAGFSSESDVHVHHQFMCPKWPGNQAALLAMWLTMIIR, encoded by the exons ATGTTCAAATGCTGTAGGAAGGTTGAAGGAATGACTGATGTGGTTGATATTGTTGGAATGGGAGGTGATGGGACAAACACGATTAACATATCAACAAGGGCTTGTATTCTAGCTGTTGCCTCTGGTGCAAAAATTGCCAAG GATTCCTCTGTGGGTGTCTATCTTTATTTGAATATGAATAAGAAGCGTTGTTGCAGATGTATGAGATGCCTTCAGCAAGTGAAACAGGAGTACTACCTAGTGAAGAACAAGCTTGAATCTTTATTCGGG CATCCTGAACATATTAAAAACTTGATTTTGGTGGGTCCTGCTGGATTTTCATCAGAGTCAGATG TTCATGTACACCACCAGTTCATGTGTCCCAAATGGCCAGGAAATCAGGCAGCTCTGCTAGCCATGTGGCTCACAATGATAATCAGGTGA